A single region of the Geobacillus subterraneus genome encodes:
- the rpmI gene encoding 50S ribosomal protein L35, translating into MPKMKTHRGSAKRFKKTASGKLKRGHAYTSHLFANKTKKQKRQLRKATLVSPGDFKRIRQMLDNLK; encoded by the coding sequence ATGCCAAAAATGAAAACTCACCGCGGCTCGGCCAAACGGTTCAAAAAAACGGCGAGCGGCAAATTAAAACGCGGCCATGCGTATACGAGCCACTTGTTTGCGAATAAAACGAAAAAACAAAAACGCCAGCTGCGCAAAGCGACGCTCGTCTCGCCTGGCGATTTCAAGCGCATCCGTCAAATGCTTGACAACTTGAAATAA
- the rplT gene encoding 50S ribosomal protein L20, translating into MPRVKGGPVTRRRRKKVLKLAKGYFGAKHALYRVANQQVMKSLMYAYRDRRQRKRDFRKLWIARINAAARQNGLSYSRLMHGLKLAGVEVNRKMLADLAVNDQAAFAQLADLAKANLNK; encoded by the coding sequence ATGCCACGCGTAAAAGGTGGACCAGTGACGCGCAGACGTCGCAAAAAAGTATTAAAGCTTGCGAAAGGGTATTTTGGCGCGAAACACGCGTTATATAGAGTTGCGAACCAGCAAGTGATGAAATCGCTCATGTATGCGTACCGTGACCGCCGTCAACGGAAGCGCGATTTCCGCAAATTGTGGATCGCCCGCATCAACGCGGCGGCCCGCCAAAACGGCCTGTCTTACAGCCGCCTCATGCACGGCTTGAAACTGGCTGGCGTCGAAGTAAACCGGAAAATGCTCGCTGACTTGGCGGTCAATGACCAAGCGGCATTTGCCCAACTCGCTGATTTGGCAAAAGCGAACTTGAATAAGTAA
- a CDS encoding DUF1294 domain-containing protein yields MIQYAIAVNLLAFFAMGLDKYKARRHRFRIAERTLWLLAWVGGAFGAMAGMYTFRHKTRHRGFRYGLPLLATAEFIVYWQWIE; encoded by the coding sequence ATGATACAATATGCCATAGCCGTCAATCTTCTCGCTTTTTTTGCCATGGGGCTTGATAAATATAAGGCGAGACGCCATCGTTTCCGCATCGCTGAGCGGACGCTTTGGCTGCTGGCGTGGGTGGGCGGCGCTTTCGGAGCCATGGCGGGCATGTATACGTTTCGCCATAAAACGCGCCATCGTGGATTTCGATACGGCTTGCCGCTGTTGGCGACGGCAGAATTCATTGTGTATTGGCAGTGGATCGAGTAG
- a CDS encoding dUTP diphosphatase, with the protein MNWTLLYDMQRMLDERIEAEHGLVQEDLFSRKMLAFLVELGELANETRCFKFWSVKPSSPTEKVLEEYVDGLHFLLSLGLECGLFYQENEAPLAERSLVEQFLAVFHAADRFGMTKASADYHELFTEYLCLGAALGFSPDEITAAYRRKNEVNHQRQNERY; encoded by the coding sequence ATGAACTGGACCTTGCTTTACGACATGCAGCGGATGTTGGATGAGCGGATTGAAGCGGAGCACGGTCTCGTGCAGGAAGACTTGTTCAGCCGAAAGATGCTCGCCTTTCTCGTTGAACTCGGCGAGCTGGCGAACGAGACGCGCTGTTTTAAGTTTTGGAGCGTGAAGCCGTCTTCACCGACAGAGAAAGTGCTTGAAGAGTACGTCGATGGGTTGCACTTTTTGCTTTCGCTCGGCCTTGAGTGCGGCTTGTTTTATCAAGAAAATGAAGCCCCGTTAGCCGAGCGGTCGCTAGTCGAACAGTTTCTCGCCGTGTTTCATGCCGCTGACCGGTTTGGGATGACGAAAGCGAGTGCGGATTATCACGAGCTGTTTACCGAGTATTTGTGCCTTGGCGCGGCGCTTGGTTTTTCGCCAGATGAAATCACCGCCGCGTATCGCCGGAAAAATGAAGTGAACCACCAACGGCAAAATGAACGGTATTAA
- a CDS encoding M42 family metallopeptidase — MAKLDETLTMLKALTDAKGVPGNEREAREVMKTYIAPYADDVTTDGLGSLIAKKEGKSGGPKVMIAGHLDEVGFMVTQIDDKGFIRFQTLGGWWSQVMLAQRVTIVTKKGDITGVIGSKPPHILPPEARKKPVDIKDMFIDIGATSREEAMEWGVRPGDMIVPYFEFTVLNNEKMLLAKAWDNRIGCAVAIDVLKQLKGVDHPNTVYGVGTVQEEVGLRGARTAAQSVQPDIAFAVDVGVAGDTPGVSEKEAMGKLGAGPHIVLYDATMVSHRGLREFVIEVAEELNIPYHFDAMPGGGTDAGAIHLTASGVPSLTIAIPTRYIHSHAAILHRDDYENTVKLLVEVIKRLDADKVKQLTFDE; from the coding sequence ATGGCGAAGTTAGACGAAACGTTGACGATGCTGAAAGCGCTGACCGATGCCAAAGGCGTGCCGGGCAATGAACGGGAAGCGCGCGAAGTCATGAAAACATACATAGCTCCTTATGCCGATGACGTGACCACCGACGGGCTCGGCAGCTTGATCGCCAAAAAAGAAGGGAAATCCGGCGGGCCGAAAGTGATGATCGCCGGTCATTTGGACGAAGTCGGCTTTATGGTCACGCAAATCGATGACAAAGGATTCATCCGCTTTCAGACGCTCGGCGGCTGGTGGAGCCAAGTGATGCTCGCCCAACGCGTGACGATTGTGACGAAAAAAGGCGACATCACCGGTGTCATCGGGTCGAAGCCGCCGCACATTCTTCCGCCGGAAGCGCGCAAAAAGCCGGTCGACATCAAAGACATGTTCATCGACATCGGCGCGACGAGCCGCGAGGAAGCCATGGAATGGGGCGTTCGCCCGGGCGATATGATCGTGCCGTATTTTGAATTCACGGTATTGAACAATGAAAAAATGCTGCTCGCCAAAGCGTGGGACAACCGAATCGGCTGTGCGGTCGCCATCGATGTGCTCAAGCAGCTGAAGGGCGTCGACCATCCGAACACGGTATACGGCGTTGGCACGGTGCAGGAAGAAGTCGGCTTGCGCGGCGCGCGCACGGCTGCCCAGTCCGTCCAGCCGGACATCGCCTTTGCCGTTGACGTCGGCGTGGCTGGCGACACGCCGGGCGTGTCGGAAAAAGAAGCGATGGGCAAACTCGGTGCCGGCCCGCACATTGTGTTGTACGATGCGACGATGGTGTCACACCGCGGGTTGCGCGAATTTGTCATCGAGGTGGCGGAAGAACTGAACATTCCGTACCATTTTGACGCCATGCCTGGCGGCGGCACGGACGCAGGGGCGATCCATTTGACAGCGAGCGGTGTCCCGTCGCTGACGATCGCCATTCCGACGCGCTACATCCACTCGCACGCCGCCATTTTGCATCGCGACGATTATGAAAACACGGTCAAGCTGCTTGTCGAAGTAATCAAACGGCTTGACGCCGACAAAGTGAAACAACTGACGTTTGACGAATAA
- the sspI gene encoding small acid-soluble spore protein SspI, translating to MDLNLRKAIMHNVANNSKEQLENTIEDAIQRGEEKYLPGLGVLFEAIWTHANEQQKDMMLTTLEQAVKQ from the coding sequence ATGGATTTGAACTTGCGGAAAGCCATTATGCACAACGTCGCCAACAACTCGAAAGAACAGCTCGAGAATACAATCGAGGACGCGATCCAGCGTGGCGAGGAAAAATATTTGCCCGGCCTCGGCGTCCTCTTTGAAGCCATTTGGACGCACGCCAATGAACAGCAAAAAGACATGATGCTCACGACACTCGAGCAGGCGGTGAAACAATGA
- a CDS encoding HI0074 family nucleotidyltransferase substrate-binding subunit yields the protein MDEKPLYGLERTVFRQLLHLFSRYADVIEKVILFGSRARGDYKEGSDIDLAIKFRKPGGPLYLLQSDLDELPIIYPIDVVDYNQIHNEQLKMNIDQEGKTIFQTNEHGKVMVTMSRLMDRYYDFERALAKLRQSAARDAQTDDLVVDAAIQRFEFTYELAWKWMKLYLEYQGYSEVTSPRKTIREAFREGLIEDGETWLRMLEDRNRTSHTYDEETAMDMYERIRTDYIPLFDRLLAEMKQRLDSET from the coding sequence ATGGACGAGAAACCGCTCTATGGATTGGAACGAACGGTATTTCGCCAACTGCTCCATCTATTTTCCCGTTATGCTGATGTCATTGAAAAAGTCATTTTGTTCGGCTCAAGAGCACGAGGCGATTACAAGGAAGGATCGGATATCGATTTGGCGATCAAATTTCGAAAACCGGGAGGCCCGCTGTACCTTCTGCAATCGGACTTGGATGAACTTCCGATCATTTATCCGATCGATGTTGTTGATTACAATCAAATTCACAACGAACAGCTAAAAATGAATATTGACCAAGAAGGAAAGACGATTTTTCAAACGAACGAGCACGGGAAGGTGATGGTCACCATGAGCCGGCTGATGGATCGATATTACGATTTCGAACGGGCGCTCGCCAAACTCCGGCAAAGCGCCGCAAGAGACGCGCAAACGGATGACCTTGTTGTCGATGCGGCCATTCAACGGTTTGAATTCACGTACGAACTGGCGTGGAAATGGATGAAACTTTATTTGGAGTACCAAGGATACTCCGAAGTGACGAGCCCAAGAAAAACGATTCGCGAGGCGTTTCGAGAAGGGTTGATTGAAGACGGAGAGACATGGCTTCGCATGCTGGAAGACCGCAACCGGACGTCCCATACGTATGATGAAGAAACGGCGATGGACATGTATGAACGCATTCGCACCGACTATATCCCGCTGTTTGACCGCTTGCTTGCCGAAATGAAACAACGGCTTGACTCGGAGACATGA
- the msrA gene encoding peptide-methionine (S)-S-oxide reductase MsrA, whose translation MEKATFAGGCFWCMVTPFEELDGIYGIVSGYTGGHVENPTYEQVKTGTTGHYEAVQITFDPDVFPYERLLELYWCQIDPTDDGGQFHDRGPQYRTAIFYHNEKQRQLAEQSKRALEESGRFSKPIVTNILPATTFYPAEEYHQNYHKKNPEHYKQDRAASGRDEFIAKHWGAKR comes from the coding sequence ATGGAAAAAGCGACATTCGCCGGCGGCTGCTTTTGGTGCATGGTGACGCCGTTTGAGGAACTCGACGGCATTTACGGCATCGTCTCCGGCTATACGGGCGGGCATGTCGAAAACCCGACGTATGAGCAAGTGAAAACGGGGACGACCGGCCATTACGAGGCGGTGCAAATCACGTTTGACCCAGACGTGTTCCCGTATGAGCGGCTTTTGGAGCTGTATTGGTGTCAAATCGACCCGACCGATGACGGCGGCCAGTTTCACGACCGCGGGCCGCAATACCGGACGGCGATTTTTTACCATAACGAAAAACAGCGCCAGCTCGCCGAGCAGTCAAAGCGGGCGCTCGAGGAAAGCGGGCGCTTCTCGAAGCCGATTGTGACGAACATTTTGCCGGCCACAACGTTTTATCCGGCGGAAGAGTATCATCAAAACTACCATAAGAAAAACCCGGAGCATTATAAGCAAGACCGCGCCGCCTCCGGGCGCGATGAGTTTATCGCCAAACATTGGGGGGCGAAGCGGTGA
- a CDS encoding TrmH family RNA methyltransferase — protein MKRIESPKNARVKQWKKLLTKKGREETGWFLLEGFHLIEEALKSQAPLVELIVDERAAIPPGWDVSDVPVVIVTEAVMKAISSTETPQGIMAVCRQAATELGDVNTALLIDAVQDPGNLGTMIRTADAAGIDAVILGEGCADLYNPKVVRATQGSLFHLPVVKGDLAQWIARFKEQGIPVYGTALENAVDYRTVPQSSSFALLVGNEGSGVRPDLLRLTTENVYIPIYGRAESLNVAVAAGILLYSLQAVR, from the coding sequence GTGAAGCGAATTGAATCGCCAAAAAACGCGCGCGTGAAGCAATGGAAAAAGTTGCTGACGAAAAAAGGACGTGAGGAAACCGGGTGGTTTTTGCTCGAAGGGTTTCATCTCATCGAAGAGGCGCTAAAAAGCCAAGCGCCGCTTGTTGAGCTGATTGTGGATGAGCGGGCCGCGATTCCGCCCGGCTGGGACGTCAGCGATGTGCCGGTAGTGATCGTAACGGAAGCGGTGATGAAGGCGATCAGCAGCACGGAAACACCGCAAGGGATCATGGCTGTCTGCCGGCAAGCCGCGACCGAGCTTGGCGATGTGAACACGGCGTTGCTCATTGATGCCGTGCAAGATCCCGGCAATCTCGGCACGATGATTCGCACGGCTGATGCGGCCGGCATCGATGCGGTCATTTTAGGGGAAGGATGCGCCGATTTGTACAACCCGAAAGTCGTCCGTGCGACGCAAGGATCGCTGTTTCACCTTCCGGTTGTCAAAGGCGATCTGGCGCAGTGGATCGCGCGTTTCAAGGAGCAGGGCATTCCGGTGTACGGCACCGCCTTGGAGAACGCCGTCGATTACCGCACCGTTCCACAATCGTCTTCGTTCGCCTTGCTTGTCGGCAATGAAGGAAGCGGCGTCCGACCCGACCTGCTGCGCCTAACGACAGAGAACGTGTACATCCCGATTTACGGCCGCGCCGAGTCGCTGAACGTCGCCGTTGCGGCCGGAATTTTGCTTTATTCCTTGCAGGCGGTGCGGTAA
- the pheS gene encoding phenylalanine--tRNA ligase subunit alpha, giving the protein MKERLHELEREALAKIEQAGDLKALNDVRVAYLGKKGPITEVLRGMGALPPEERPKIGALANEVREAIQQALEAKQTKLEEEEVERKLAAEAIDVTLPGRPVKLGNPHPLTRVIEEIEDLFIGMGYTVAEGPEVETDYYNFEALNLPKGHPARDMQDSFYITEEMLLRTHTSPMQARTMEKHRGRGPVKIICPGKVYRRDTDDATHSHQFTQIEGLVVDRHIRMSDLKGTLREFARKLFGEGRDIRFRPSFFPFTEPSVEVDVSCFRCEGHGCSVCKGTGWIEILGAGMVHPNVLEMAGFDSKTYTGFAFGMGPERIAMLKYGIDDIRHFYQNDLRFLQQFLRV; this is encoded by the coding sequence GTGAAAGAACGGTTGCATGAACTCGAGCGAGAAGCGCTTGCGAAAATTGAACAAGCTGGCGATTTAAAAGCGCTCAATGATGTGCGCGTCGCCTATTTAGGCAAAAAAGGGCCGATTACCGAAGTGCTGCGCGGCATGGGAGCATTGCCGCCAGAAGAGCGCCCGAAAATCGGCGCGCTGGCTAATGAGGTAAGAGAGGCGATCCAACAGGCGCTTGAGGCAAAACAAACGAAACTCGAGGAAGAAGAAGTCGAGCGGAAGTTGGCGGCTGAGGCGATCGATGTGACGCTTCCGGGCCGTCCGGTGAAATTGGGAAACCCGCACCCGCTGACGCGCGTCATCGAGGAAATTGAGGATTTGTTCATCGGCATGGGGTATACGGTCGCTGAAGGGCCGGAAGTTGAGACTGACTATTACAACTTTGAGGCGCTCAATTTGCCGAAAGGCCACCCGGCCCGCGATATGCAAGATTCGTTTTATATTACGGAAGAAATGTTGCTTCGCACCCACACGTCGCCGATGCAGGCGCGGACGATGGAGAAGCATCGCGGGCGCGGTCCGGTAAAAATCATTTGCCCGGGCAAAGTGTATCGCCGCGACACCGATGATGCGACCCATTCGCACCAGTTTACGCAAATTGAAGGATTGGTGGTGGACCGCCACATCCGGATGAGCGACTTGAAAGGGACGCTGCGCGAATTCGCCCGCAAGCTGTTCGGCGAAGGCCGCGACATCCGTTTCCGGCCGAGCTTTTTCCCGTTTACGGAGCCGTCGGTCGAAGTCGATGTGTCCTGCTTCCGCTGCGAAGGGCACGGCTGCAGCGTCTGCAAAGGCACGGGCTGGATTGAAATTTTGGGCGCCGGTATGGTGCACCCGAACGTGCTCGAGATGGCCGGTTTTGATTCGAAAACATATACCGGGTTTGCGTTCGGCATGGGGCCGGAGCGAATCGCGATGTTGAAATACGGCATTGACGATATCCGCCATTTCTATCAAAACGATCTTCGTTTCTTGCAACAATTTTTGCGTGTCTAA